In Archaeoglobus profundus DSM 5631, the sequence ATTTAACTCTGCAGACATTTATGCAAGTGTTGAAATCGGAAAGAAATACACCTTTTATACCTACGGTTGGAGAGTTCCTTTATTCTCTTGGTTTGAAAATATCTATAAAGTCGTCCCCTTAAACTCTACATCATAAGTTTTTTATAAAATTTTTTAATAAATATTTTAGATAATTATTAAAAATTATAGAATTTAACAGTGTAGAATTTGACAATTCTTGTCGCAAAATAGTTAAATACACAGTGCTTATAATCAGGTACCCAGCCTCCATGCCTGCCGTGTCCGCGGATAGCTCAGCTGGGTAGAGCGTCGGGCTGATAACCCGAAAGACGCGGGTTCAAATCCCGCTCCGCGAACCATCATCACGGCAGGCGAACGGAGGCTTTAGTGGAGGGATAAACAATGGTGAACAAATTAATCGTTTTGGGAAAGGAGTTTGAAATCCCAGACATGCCCGAGGAAGACGTTAAGGCAAACTTACTGTCTATTCTGAAAGAACTAGATCCTGAAATTGCAGACGAATTGAAGAAAACGAAGTATTCCGTTAGAGTTGAAGGTAACGTTTTAGTAGTTTACAGGTTGAGTGCAATATTCGGTTGAGGTGATCTTCTTGGAAGTCGCCTCTATCTCCGCAGAGAAGATACTATCATTCATTCAAGGTGGCGATTTAATCGACGTTACGACAATTGCTAAGAGCAATCCAGACCTCTTGGCAAGGGCTACAACGTATTCGTTAAACAATAAAGTTTATCATAGAGAAAGGCTATGCAAGGCAATCTTAGCGTTAATAACCTACGCTCCAAAGGATTATAGAAATGTTGCTTGGGCTTTAATCCAGATGGTTCCATTTTCACACTTACTACACATCATGGATGTAATTGACAAAAAGGAAAACACCAGAAGACTTAGATTGGCTATAGCGGTTAAGATTGCCAATACACCACAAAATGATATAATCAGAGCATTCTTTATCTCACCCACAAATTTCAGAAAGATGTTTTCCTACCTCTATTTACCAAGAGAATACGTAAACGACAAAAAGATCAACCATCCGAACTACTCACTCGCATACAAACTAAGCCAGCTATCTATGATTGACGCAATGAAAGAGCTAAATCTAACTCCAGCCGATCTCGTTAGAACGTATAAAATTCCGCTACACTTAGTCATGCAGTGGGTACAGACGCCAAAGGAGGCTTACGAGCTTGCAAAGATTTCTACGCCAGACGATTTCGTTAGACATGCCAGGTGGTTTAGAACAATCTTAGGAGATGATGAATTCGAGAGAATAGCCATTTCAAAGATTGAAAAGGTGAAAGATCCGTTCAGCTTCCTATCTATAAGACAGCACCTTGAGGAGACAGAAGCCTTAACACCTAAACTATCAAAGGTGTTAGAGGAGAGGGCCGAGAAAGTTCTCGACGAAATAGCTAAAAGCGTGAATTTGGGCAACTTGGCTTTGATAGTGGACGTTAGCGGTAGCATGTGGGAAGCATTGGAGATTACGGACAAGCTCTATGAAGTTTTCAGCAGAATGACTAGAATCACCCACTTGATAGCCTTTAGAGAGTACGCCTTTACAGTAAGTAGGGAACAACTCAGAAGCTTGGAACCAGATGGGACTACTTCAATCGGTAGTGCAATCTTACTTTTAGCTCAACAGCTTAAGGAGAAACCGATAGACTTACAGGCGATAATTTTGGTGAGTGATCTGTGTGAAAACACAGCTCCATACCTTAAAGATTCGTTAAAGCTACTTGAGAAGTTCGGAAGCCCGCCGATTGTGGTTATCCATTGCGGAAGTAGATGTAATCTAAAGATTGACTACCCACACGCAA encodes:
- a CDS encoding vWA domain-containing protein: MEVASISAEKILSFIQGGDLIDVTTIAKSNPDLLARATTYSLNNKVYHRERLCKAILALITYAPKDYRNVAWALIQMVPFSHLLHIMDVIDKKENTRRLRLAIAVKIANTPQNDIIRAFFISPTNFRKMFSYLYLPREYVNDKKINHPNYSLAYKLSQLSMIDAMKELNLTPADLVRTYKIPLHLVMQWVQTPKEAYELAKISTPDDFVRHARWFRTILGDDEFERIAISKIEKVKDPFSFLSIRQHLEETEALTPKLSKVLEERAEKVLDEIAKSVNLGNLALIVDVSGSMWEALEITDKLYEVFSRMTRITHLIAFREYAFTVSREQLRSLEPDGTTSIGSAILLLAQQLKEKPIDLQAIILVSDLCENTAPYLKDSLKLLEKFGSPPIVVIHCGSRCNLKIDYPHAKIPVDSFHPRLIKDIVANIARLTAKVSEEKEITKVVKERRPILEELGRVELPRRPAETLKPGYLERLLCS